From Triticum aestivum cultivar Chinese Spring chromosome 4A, IWGSC CS RefSeq v2.1, whole genome shotgun sequence, a single genomic window includes:
- the LOC123087192 gene encoding zinc finger MYM-type protein 1: MVKLVASYDEEIGAVVLGNAPGNAKYTSPTIQKELLHMIAFNVQKEIRKEIGDAKFCLLVDESRDESKREQMAVVIRFVDKPGFTCERFLDIVHVSDTSSTTLKGKLTSVLAQHGLVVNNIRGEGYDGASNMRGEWNGLQAKFMEECPYAYYIHCFAHQLQLALVAASKEVADVHNFFDHLALVVNTVVSSSKRNDELQVNQVAEMEHLIELSELETGSGANQVGTLRPCDTRWSSHYASICSLLKLYKPTFLVLKSIATAKGSGTSPSARAKASGAVKLMMSFDFIFVLHVMKELMGITDLLCKKLQQKSQDIVNAMDDVKTTKVLIQELRDNGWNKLKADVLSFCGKHGVPTPHFDDLYVDFINSRADDETTVEHHYRCDVFMVAVDQQAQELNCRFNKQATELLILCTFLDPSNSFRSFNIDNICSLASKFYPADFEEQERNNLRCQLRHYENVVPTNPKFQNLTSISEFCQQLAATGKSDEYHLIDRLIRLVLTLPVSTATTERAFSAMKLVKTRLQTKMEDGFLRDCLVIYIEKEIAAGISTNAIIDEFDESSRRVPFT, encoded by the exons ATGGTCAAATTGGTAGCTTCTTATGATGAGGAAATTGGTGCGGTTGTATTGGGTAATGCTCCAGGGAATGCTAAGTATACCTCACCTACAATTCAGAAAGAACTTCTGCATATGATTGCTTTTAATGTGCAAAAAGAAATTCGTAAAGAAATTGGGGATGCAAAGTTCTGCTTGCTTGTAGACGAGTCAAGAGATGAATCCAAAAGAGAGCAAATGGCAGTGGTTATTCGTTTTGTGGACAAACCTGGTTTCACTTGTGAACGTTTTCTTGATATTGTTCATGTCTCCGATACATCTTCAACTACTCTAAAAGGGAAGTTAACTTCTGTGTTGGCTCAACATGGATTAGTTGTGAACAATATTCGTGGAGAGGGGTATGATGGTGCTAGTAACATGCGTGGAGAGTGGAATGGTCTACAAGCCAAGTTCATGGAAGAGTGTCCTTACGCATATTACATTCACTGTTTTGCTCATCAATTGCAGCTTGCTCTTGTTGCTGCATCTAAAGAAGTAGCCGATGTTCACAACTTTTTCGATCATCTTGCTCTTGTTGTCAACACGGTTGTGTCTTCGAGCAAGAGAAATGATGAGCTGCAAGTTAATCAAGTGGCTGAAATGGAGCATCTAATTGAGCTTAGTGAGCTTGAAACCGGAAGTGGGGCTAATCAAGTAGGAACTTTGCGGCCTTGTGACACTAGGTGGAGTTCTCACTATGCTTCTATCTGCAGCCTTTTGAAACTATACAAACCTACATTCTTGGTACTTAAAAGCATTGCTACTGCCAAAGGTTCAGGTACCTCACCTTCAGCACGAGCAAAGGCTTCTGGTGCTGTTAAGTTGATGATGTCTTTTGACTTCATATTTGTTCTTCATGTCATGAAAGAACTTATGGGAATCACAGACTTGCTATGCAAAAAGTTGCAACAAAAATCTCAAGATATTGTGAATGCCATGGATGATGTTAAAACTACAAAAGTGTTGATTCAGGAACTAAGAGATAATGGTTGGAACAAGCTTAAAGCTGATGTGCTTTCATTTTGTGGGAAACATGGAGTTCCAACACCACATTTCGATGACCTCTATGTGGATTTCATTAACTCACGTGCGGATGATGAGACTACAGTTGAGCATCATTATCGGTGTGACGTTTTCATGGTTGCCGTTGATCAGCAAGCACAAGAGTTGAATTGTAGATTCAACAAACAAGCAACAGAGCTTCTAATTCTATGCACCTTCTTGGACCCTAGTAATTCATTCAGATCATTTAACATTGATAATATATGTTCTCTAGCATCAAAATTCTATCCAGCTGATTTTGAAGAACAAGAAAGGAACAATCTAAGGTGTCAGTTGCGACATTATGAAAATGTTGTACCCACTAACCCAAAGTTTCAAAATTTGACAAGTATATCAGAATTTTGTCAACAACTTGCAGCAACCGGGAAATCGGATGAATATCATTTGATTGATAG ACTGATTCGACTTGTTCTTACTCTACCGGTTTCAACGGCAACGACAGAACGTGCATTTTCTGCCATGAAACTTGTGAAGACAAGGCTTCAGACTAAAATGGAAGATGGATTTCTAAGGGATTGCCTCGTAATTTATATTGAAAAGGAGATTGCGGCTGGAATATCAACAAATGCAATTATTGATGAGTTCGATGAATCGTCACGCCGAGTGCCATTTACGTAA